A window of the Actinomycetota bacterium genome harbors these coding sequences:
- a CDS encoding DUF3343 domain-containing protein, which produces MRSASTGAAPSSEASQALGLLLFDEIAEAMAAESVLIDHGLKVAMVAPPFDLRVGCDLALELPAEEISQGITHLIAGEVRVRAWTVSADGGERLVNVATTVDYGSWLMVRVGNMKLTVKKDDGLIVNISGGGCPDIPFLNIELVGLRLDQAPRPRELGATICGLMLDSAFVEACHLLGAKR; this is translated from the coding sequence ATGAGATCCGCTTCGACAGGTGCAGCGCCTTCAAGCGAGGCTAGTCAAGCACTCGGGCTCCTGCTTTTCGACGAGATCGCTGAAGCCATGGCTGCCGAATCGGTTCTTATCGATCACGGGCTGAAAGTGGCCATGGTTGCACCACCCTTCGATCTCAGGGTGGGATGCGACCTTGCACTCGAGTTGCCCGCTGAGGAGATCTCTCAGGGGATAACGCATCTCATTGCGGGCGAGGTGAGGGTGCGAGCATGGACCGTGAGCGCAGATGGTGGTGAGAGGCTCGTAAACGTAGCAACCACAGTCGACTACGGTTCTTGGCTCATGGTTAGAGTCGGCAATATGAAGCTCACCGTCAAGAAGGATGATGGTTTGATCGTCAACATCAGCGGTGGTGGTTGCCCGGATATTCCATTCCTGAACATCGAACTGGTCGGACTGAGGCTAGATCAGGCGCCTCGGCCACGAGAGCTCGGGGCCACAATCTGTGGCCTGATGCTGGATTCGGCATTCGTTGAGGCGTGCCATCTACTCGGGGCCAAGCGATGA
- a CDS encoding sulfurtransferase TusA family protein, with protein MIEVDVRGLSCPMPLVETKKALDSGPDNLTVLADSGTAKANVVAMLRDSGYDVTVDESAEGYSIKATRA; from the coding sequence ATGATAGAGGTTGATGTAAGGGGATTATCGTGCCCGATGCCGTTGGTGGAAACCAAGAAAGCGCTAGATTCCGGACCCGATAATCTCACCGTGCTGGCAGACTCAGGTACAGCTAAAGCCAACGTTGTTGCCATGCTGAGAGACAGTGGCTACGACGTGACAGTCGATGAGTCGGCTGAGGGCTATAGCATAAAAGCAACGAGGGCATGA